Proteins found in one Planococcus citri chromosome 2, ihPlaCitr1.1, whole genome shotgun sequence genomic segment:
- the LOC135837369 gene encoding uncharacterized protein LOC135837369, translating to MNHSDIHKKIEIKAKIRDYDKIMAEVQAMCSSHGEIIQQEDVFFNSPNGRLKLRKRSDYSVYELVYYEKSYTEGPKLSLYSKCNIPHGEDLLNVLKMSLGVKGIVRKTRRLFLIEHSRIHIDDVEGLGKYFEIEVSLTKDQTPEEGEEVAKNTMAKLGIPPTDVVTGSYLDNLHESISDEV from the exons atgaatcattcggaTATccacaagaaaattgaaatcaaagcTAAAATCCGCGATTATGATAAAATAATGGCCGAAGTTCAAGCTATGTGCTCGTCTCATGGAGAAATAATCCAGCAAGAAGACGTATTCTTCAATTCACCCAATGGTCGATTAAAATTGAGGAAACGTTCG GATTACTCTGTGTACGAGTTGGTTTACTATGAGAAATCTTACACCGAAGGACCCAAGTTATCGTTGTATTCCAAGTGCAATATTCCTCATGGTGAAGATTTACTCAACGTTTTGAAGATGTCTTTAGGAGTGAAAGGAATCGTAAGGAAGACTAGACGTTTATTCTTGATCGAGCATTCCAGAATACACATCGATGATGTTGAAGGACTTGGAAAGTACTTCGAAATCGAG GTTTCTCTCACCAAAGATCAGACACCTGAAGAAGGAGAAGAGGTGGCTAAAAATACCATGGCTAAGTTAGGAATACCTCCTACCGATGTGGTAACCGGCTCATATTTGGATAATTTACACGAATCGATTTCTGACGAAGTATAG
- the LOC135837367 gene encoding histone deacetylase 8-like — MNNCLNNHVPENRKVTYVHNDTLMRLSSKIPNVQNRASVVHNLIKSYDLLKHMNVVNVAPATTEDLCKFHSSLYIDFLRNISENYTKTVEEDKDEVVEEFSNESEDYGIGYDCPIVEHVFELSSLIAGSSITAAKILCERKSDVVINWYGGWHHAQRDQAEGFCYVNDIVLAIEELRVSFGRVLYIDLDIHHGNGVENAYNFTSKVLTLSFHKHEAGFYPGTGDLKDVGIGKGKFYTVNVPLKEGMNNISYRYLFECIIKEIMTKYKPNAVVLQCGADGLTGDKLGGFNLTQELYGYCLRRVLGCKIPTLVLGGGGYNVPNVARCWTYLTAICVNQNISNNIPDNENFSIFGPDFTLNITESNRKDYNSREYLNSVLHEIIYNIRDNIQ, encoded by the exons atGAATAATTGTCTAAATAATCATGTACCTGAAAACCGTAAAGTTACCTACGTTCACAATGACACCTTAATGCGCCTATCATCGAAAATTCCCAATGTACAGAATAGA GCTTCAGTCGTTCATAATCTGATCAAGTCGTACGATTTATTGAAGCATATGAACGTTGTAAACGTTGCTCCGGCGACCACCGAAGACTTGTGTAAATTTCACAGCAGTCTTTACATCGATTTCCTACGAAACATTTCAGAAAACTATACCAAAACTGTAGAAGAGGATAAAGACGAAGTAGTCGAAGAGTTTTCGAATGAAAGTGAAGATTATGGAATAG GTTATGACTGTCCAATTGTCGAACATGTTTTCGAATTATCATCGTTGATCGCTGGAAGTTCTATAACAGCAGCGAAGATTTTATGTGAACGTAAATCCGACGTTGTTATTAATTGGTATGGAGGATGGCATCATGCCCAAAG AGATCAAGCAGAAGGATTCTGTTACGTGAACGATATTGTATTAGCTATCGAAGAATTAAGAGTATCGTTCGGCAGAGTTCTATATATAGACTTGGATATACATCATG GTAACGGAGTCGAAAATGCGTACAACTTTACATCCAAAGTACTCACTTTATCATTCCACAAACACGAAGCCGGTTTTTACCCAGGAACCGGTGATTTAAAAGACGTAGGCATTGGAAAAGGCAAATTTTACACAGTTAATGTACCTCTAAAAGAAGGAATGAATAATATTTCGTATCGTTATTTATTCGAATG TATCATCAAAGAAATTATGACCAAGTATAAACCTAATGCTGTGGTTCTTCAATGTGGAGCTGATGGCTTGACAGGAGACAAGTTAGGCGGTTTTAATTTGACCCAAGAGCTATATGGGTATTGTTTGAGACGAGTACTCGGTTGCAAAATACCCACTTTGGTATTAGGCGGAG GAGGATACAATGTGCCAAATGTAGCTCGATGTTGGACTTATTTAACCGCTATTTGTGTGAATCAAAATATATCGAATAATATACCAGATAATGAA aatttcagtatttttggaCCTGATTTCACCTTAAATATAACCGAAAGTAATCGAAAAGATTATAACAGTAGGGAATACCTCAACTCTGTACTTCATGAGATAATTT ATAATATTCGTGATAATATACAATAA